CCGCCTTGGCAGGGGACGGAAGTCTGGACAAGATCTTCAAGTCGGACAAGGTGAAATACGATGACGTTTTCCGTCCCAAGCCTCTCGTGATCGTGAAGGTGGGCGACAAGGAGATGGTCGACATGAAGGCCTGGACCGTCGAGGAATACGCCAAGCTGATGGTCAAGTCATCGCAGACTGAAGCGGCGGCTGGCGAGACGGCGACAGACGGAAATTGGCGAAAATCAACACTGGCCGAGGTTGTGGCGGCGGTGGATCCGTATGAAGGTGGCGATTCGAAGGGGGATCCGCCGCATTCGATGCAGTTCGCGAAACTCAAGACCAAATACAAGATCGATGCGGCGGCTCTCTCGAAATTCTACCGGGACTATGGCAGTCGCAAGTCGAGATACGGTGCCGAATTTCTCAAGTACATGCCCGATCTCGCTCCATTGATCGTCGATCTTGCGTTTGAATATTCCCTTTGCCCGCTCTACTGCGCGAGCCACGCCTGCACGGAGTTCTCCGCGCCTTCTGCAGGCATGGTGGAAGGCGACAAGACCTACTTCAATTTTTTCGGCATCGATGTGACCACGGCGGGAGCTGCAGGCGTGGAGCGAGGGAAGAAATGGGCCAAATCCCACGGGTGGGATTCCCCGGAAAATGGAATGCGCGGTGGGCTTGCCTTCCTGCGGGACTGGATCTACAGCGACACGACAGGTCGGGAAACGTTGTACGATATGCGCTGGGATCTGAAGGGACATTCCGTGGTGTATGGCACAGGCGTGAAGTGGGCGATCGTTGCCGCGGAGTTCATGCAGAAGATCTACGGCGAGCTCTCCGAGAAACCCAAACTGACTCTCCAGATTCCGGAGTTCAAGAAATGACCCCCTACCTCATCCCAGGCCACGTGGCCGACGGCACGCCCATCCTTTCCGTGCTCGGCAAGGAAACCTTCGATCTCGTTCCGGGCGAGGAGCTGACCTACGCCGACGAGGAGATCCCCTTCCGGGAATCCGACGACGACCTGGAAAGCGACCTGGTCGCCTTCAAGCCGATGACCGACATCCTGTTGACAGGATCCGTCTTCTCTCCGCGCGGCAAGCAAGCGCTCCACATGAACGTGGGAATCACGGTCAACGGCGTGATCTACGGCGTGCGCGTGTTCGGAAACCGCAAGGCCGTGGTGAGCGGGAACTCGGTGCGCTTTTCCGAGCCGGAGCCCTTCGAGTCCATCCCCATCGAGCTATCGCGCTGCTACGGAGGGATCGATTCCACCACCCGTCCGCAGGAGCCGTTGTCCTTCCAGCCCAATCCCCAGGGAACGGGATTCCTGGTGAGTGGAACAGATTCCGTCATGGAACTGCGCCTTCCCAATTTCGAAAACCCCAACAAGGTCCTGACACCGGAATCCTTCTTGGTGAAGTCCTTCGAGAAATGGCGCGAGGCTCCGATGCCGGCATCACTCGGGCCCCTGCCGCGCGATTCGTGGCCGCGCTGCAGCTTGGCGGGCATGTCGCCGGACCAGGCGGCCGACCAGGAAGTGGAACGCCGCAAGCGCATCCAGGCCATGCCGGAAATCGGTGCGGGGCCGGGCACGTATCCGCCGGCACCTCCGCCCATCCTCAACCCGGAATACCACCAGAGCGCGCCGCGTGGCTTGCAGTTTCCGATCCTTTCCGGAAGCGAAGCCATCACCCTCCACTACTTCCATCCGGACCACCCCAGTTGGCAGTTCCAATTGCCGGGCGGCCCACCCACGGCCTGGCTGGACACCGGCCGCGGCGCGGATTCCATGCGCATGAGCCTGCAGACGGTGGAGATCCGTCCGGACCTGGGCAAGATCGCGCTGACCTGGCGGGGGAGTGTCTATTACGGCGGCCCGGAGGCGATGCGGAACTTCACCCGACTGGACTACGGCATCGACGAGTGAGGCGGGATCCGCCCCATCGGAGATGGGGCGGAAACTGTCACTTCTCTTCGTCCATCTTCGGATGCTCGATCTCGTAGTGCCCGGGCTTGGTCTCGCCCACTTTGACCACGCCATCGGCGGGAATGGTGTGTTCGCTCTTTTTCCCGTCCGGGGCGATCACGGTCACTTTCTTTCCTTCGAACGGGCCCGCGATGCCTTCGCCTGACTGGTACTTGAGCACCATTTCCTGGGTCAGGGGGATCTTGGGGCCCAGCGCGACCACGCCGTCGCAGATCGCCTTCAGATGGATGGTCGGCTCCTTGTACTTTTCGGCGTGCCGGTCGCGCTCCGGGCGCAACGGCACCCGCTTGGACTTGTCGCCGTAGGACCATTTGAGCTTCAACGCCAAGGATTTGTCCTTGATCTTCACGCGGGCCTTCTGGATCATCGCCTCGGTGCCGTCGGTTTCTGTCAACATCACGGAGACATCGACTTCCGTGTCGTCCGGACGTCCTTGGATCTTGGCGGTGGCCTTGGCGGGTTTCCCGTCTTGCAGGGATTTCAGCTCCTTGCCGTCCGGATCCAGCCATTTGGTGTCCGTGATGGCCAATCCGGGAATCACAACCAGTCGGTTGGAGACCTTGTCCAACTTGTGCTCGGAAAGCTTGGCCTGGTACACCAAATCCTCTTCCGTGTCCTTGGGAACGGTGAACTTGCGGCGGTGGAGGTCGGCGTAGACCTTGCCATCGAAGGTGCCGATCGTCTTGCCCCCCACGGTTTTGATCTCCAACTTGACGGGGGAGCCATCCGCAACAAGGTGTGTCTGGACCTCGATGGCCACCTCGCCACCGGCCGCGACGCGTGCTTCGCCCCAGCCAGCGGTCATGATCTGGGAAGGAATCTTGATTTGGAGCAGTTCGCCGGTCTTGCCTGAGGATTTCATGAAAGGGGCTCCGAGAGGGGGGGGACGTACCCCCCAAAGTTAGCTCGGCGCAAGTCATCTTATGTTTTCCAGGATGACTCCTCCCGCCCAGGAGGGTCATCCCACGTCTCCTGCTTCGAAAATCCGTGCCTTCGCCTCCTCCAAAGGAGTCTGCCATGCATTGTGCTTTTGCGATCAAAGGGTCTGAAACTCCAGGAAACCGCCCATGAAGTGGCTGACGCGCATGATTCCCGGCCACATGCCGGATGGATCTCCCATCGTTTCGGTGTTGGCCAAAGCCAGTTGGTCGCTGCTTCCCGACGACCTCCCGCTTCAGGATGATCCGGTGGACTGGGTGGAAGCGGATGTCCACTGGGACACCAACAATCCTGCCACGGAGGCCACGCAGTTCGAAAACGAACTGGTGCCCTGGAAGCCGTGCACGGACGTGATCGTGATCGGCAACGCCTGGGCGCCTCGCGGCAAGCAGGGCAAGTACTTCGATGCCGGCATCCAGATCGGCGCCTTCCGCAAGGTGGTGCGGGTATTCGGCAACCGCAAGATCGTGCCCAAGACCTTCGGGTTCGAGTTTTCCGAGCCGGAACTCTTCGAGACCATGCCGATGCACTTCGGGAAGGCTTACGGCGGGCGGTTTCTGTCTTCCAAGACCCAAGCGGAGATGGTCTACCCCCAGAAACCCGGTGGGCACGGGCTTTCTGGTGGATCCCACGTTGGAAGAGATCTTCAAGGTCAAGCTTCCCAACCTGGAAAATCCGGCGCACGTCCTCACGCCGGAAAATCTGGTGTTGAAGTCCTTGGACCAGTGGACGAACATGCCCATGCCGTGGGCATTGGGGTACACCAGCCGCAATTTCCATCCGCGAGTCACCTATGCGGGACTGCCCCCGGATATCGCGCCCGGCGCGGAAATTTCACGGCTCCAGACCCGTGCCGAATCCAACGGACTGTCGGGGAATTCTCCCACCCCCGTGATGAACGCCGAATTCCATTGCGGAGCACCGGACGGCCTGAAACTCCCGTATTTGAAGGGCGACGAAGAAGTCGCGCTGGGTTACTTGGATCCCGATCACCCCATCTTCAAGTTCCCGCTTCCCGGCAAGCGTCCTGCGGTGTGGATGGATGTCGGCATGGGGCGCGAGTGGATGGACACGGTGCTGCAGAGCGTGATCATCACCAAGGGAAACAACCAGCTCTCCATGGTGTGGCGCGGGTCGTGCCGCTACGACGGACCGGAATCGATTTCCGAGTGGACCAAGTTCGCCATCGGGGCGGAGGACTGACATGCCCAAGCTCAATGGCCAATTGGGAACGCCGCTGGACGCCTCCATGCCGTCCATTCTGCTTTCGTGCCGCTGGAGCCTGACCGATGCCATGGCGGGCGGCGAAGCGGTGATGACCGTCTTGACAGGATATGTCGGCGAGGGCTGCCCCTTCACCTTCAAGATCCATGCGGAAGATGGCTCGGTGGTGGCTACCGTCCAAGGAAAGGCGGGAGCCAACTGCTGCTCCGCCCCCTGGAAGATCCCCGCCAAGACCAAGGGCAAGCACTTCTTCCTGGCCGAGGCCAGCTCGGTGGGGATCAACGGCCGCTCGGACACGCTTTTGGTGCGCGACCAGGTGGCGTTGGGGCCGGTGGAGATCGTGGATTCCAAGGGCAAGGCGATGCAGAAGGTGCCGCTGGGCCAGGCTACGCACTGGAAAGCCAAGATGCCGGGCGTTCCCGATGGCACGCCGTTTTCTTGGAGCATTCTTTGTCACCAGGATGCGGCCCACCGCACCTTGGTGGCCAGTGGCAAAGGGGAGGTCCAGCAAGGTGCGGGCGAGGTGGTCTGGGAAAGCCACTACCCGTTTTTGCAACAGGACAAGAAGTCCGACGAACAGCTGAAACAGACCTCCGAGAAATACAAGGACGCCCATTTCCAGGCGGTGTTCAGTTGCTTGGGTGCCAGCTCCAAGAGCGCGGAACTTTTGGCGAAGACGAGCATCGGGCTGCTGTTCAAAGGTGGCTCTGGAAAGCGCAAGCTCACCTTGCCGGATGGTTCATCGAAGGAGCTGACTCTCGATGAGGAAGGCAATGCCATCGAGCCAGGGGAATTGCCGATCGGCGTTTCCAGGATTGAGCGAGTTCCGGGTCCCTCGACGAAATAGGAAGTGAAATGTCTAAAGACCAAATAGGACAAGACGTCGCCAACGGGATGTATTACAAGCTCTTTGATTTTGCCGTTGCGATCAACCATAAACTGTCAGAAGTCAAAGCCTTTCCGGAGAGACTCGTTGTTCGTGCGCATTGTTTGGTGGAAAAAGAGGTTCGACGTTGGATCTTTTTTAAAAAGAACATCCAGGTGAAGTGTACCGTCACGCTGCAGGAAATTCATCTTTCAAAAGCTGAGGTGATGGGCGAAGTAACGGCTGTTCATTTTTACCTCCAGTTTGATCCATCTTTCGATGCGATTGAGCTGGGATATATTAGCGATGAGGATCCGACGCAAACATTCGTGACCATCACGGGATTGATGACTCCTGATTTCAATCTGGTTTGTTATGAAAAGGTGAATCCAGGAAACGAAGCAAAGCCCCAAAAAGGGAGAATGACGGTGCCCACGTGCCATAAGGCGCCTGGGAAATGGGCGGTTGCCCATGAGTTTGCTTATTCGAATTTTCATCCAGTGATTTGCATTTGGCGCTTCGAGACGCCTGCTCACTTTGAGATGCACAGTCATATCCAGTCAACCCATTGCGCCACGTTTCCATCGGCTTGGCTGCAGGTTTGGGATAGGATTAGTCTCTATACAAAAGGGGTGATTTTTCCGGTTGGGCTGAAGCCGGGGTACAATGTCCAAGATTTTCTTGGGAAGTTGCCGATTGTGTTAGGGGAAGGAGGCGTTATCGGAGCGAAGCCAACCTCGGTTATTGCGGAAAAATGCTATCAGCAGTTTTTGGATGCGGATTTCTCTAGGGTCATGAGGTTTCAAAAAAAGAATGCCGATTTGGTGGCATGCTTGATGCCGATGGATTTGGAGTACATGCATTTTAATGGGTATTACGGGACTCCAATCATTCGGGAGAAATATTGCGTAGAATTTCTAACGAATAGAACATCGTTGGTCATGTGGTATTCGTGGAATGCCAAATGGGGCTTTTTGTCCAACAACACGCCGGAGATTATCTCGGATACGGACTCGGGCGTGATCACTACTTTGCCCCCACTATACAAGGATCCACCTCCTTCGGAGCATGGCGAAGTGTGGAGCTACATGAAGGAGAAGGATCGCACAAAATTCGAGCCTTATAAAGAGGAAATGGAAACATACGCAGGGCTATTAAAGAGGCAATGGGCTAAGGAGATCAATGCGCCAGATGTTCGTTTGCTCCCATTCTTCAAATTCGACCCCAGAAGATTCACACCTCAAGCCTTACGTCAAACAACAGGCGATCATTTCGCCCTTCAAAAGGCATTGAAGGAGCCTGTTCAGGCGGGAGGGAGCAACTATGTCGGGTTTAAAATTTATACACCTACCGGCTGGTCGCCGATGGACCCGTTGCTGAGGTCGCAGGTCCAGCCGTTATGGGAAGCTGCGATTGCCTTCGATGTTCCCCTTGTCAATCATGGCGGACCGGCAGGATTTTATACTCAAGATCGAGAGCATTATTATGATTTGCTGGATGAAATGGGATTGATTGTCGATGGGCGTGAGAATGAAGAATCTGATGGCTGGACAACAAAGTTTTCGCGCGAGGTTCAAGGGGCGGATGGAGAATGGTTTGTTCCCCAAGATTTGCCAAGCAAAAAATGGTGGTTTGTCCAACACTATTTGGCGCCCAGCGCCTGGAAAAATCTTGTTGATCGACCAGCATACAAAAAGCTGAAAATCTGCATTGCCCACTTTGGGGATGGAGATCATTTCGCGGACAATAAAGAGGAATTCCGAGCAACTCGGGAGCCGAGCCCAGTGAGCAAGGATTTGAATTTTGACTTTAATCAGGACGGGATTTGCGTTTCCAGAACGCACAAGTTTGTCCTGGACTTGCTGGATTTGGTTGATGTGGATAATCGCGTTTATATCGATTTGAGCTACCTGATTCTAACGGAGAACAACAAAACAGCCTTCCTGAAGGTGTTCGAATGGGCCAGGGAAAAAAAGCCCATCCTTCTCGAACGCATCTTGTGGGGAACGGATTGGCCGCTGCCTGCGGGAGAGAAGCCGGTTAAGGGGAAAGACGGGACCATGTTTTATCGCTATGCCCGGGGCTTCCGAGAAATGATTCCAGAAATGCCGGGAGATTTTTTCCTCCGAGCGTGTTTTCTCAATCCTTTGCAGTTTCTGAATCTCAAATCATTGAAAGCCAAAATAAATGATCCCAATTGGGATTCCACTTGGCAGTGGATCGATGATTTTGATCCTCAGATGTATGATGGTAATTTTACCGGAGATAAACTGGAATTGCTGTATGCTACCAATAAAAAATTGGCAAAGAAGATGAACGGATAATGGCCCGGGGTCGCAAACAGGTGGACCTCACAATTGTCGCGATTGGATTGGCATTCATGTCTGCGTCAGGCGGGAGAGTAGGGAAAAATGGATAACAAAGACCCCTTCCATGCGTTTGAGTTTTCAAAATTCGATTTCGAATCACAGAACTTTTGCCCGGGGATTGAGCCAGAAGATTTTCATATCCAGGTTCCACTGGATGAGCAGGTCGAGCGTCTATCCTTGAAGGAAGGAACGTTATCCTTCGAGCTCGGTGGGCTGGGAAGTTATGAAATCGGAACCAGCTATTCTGCCGTTCCTGCGAAACATCACCTCTACTTTTTCCACGGCACGGGTGCGTACTTGAGAGAGCCCGATGGAACCCCGATCTTTGAATACGAATGGAATGGGAAGCGGAGGTTCCAGGGCAAGGAGTTCGTTCAGGAAGACACCCTCTACAGTGTGGCCACCCATCATGTGGGATGGATGCGTGCCGACGTGGAGTTGGTGAAGTTCGCGCCGGAAACGGAAAAACCGGAAGTTCTTCTTGCTCTGCCGAAGGAAAGTGAAGAAGGACCCTTGCAGGTCACGCTCGTCGCCACCGGATTGATCGCAACCCGCTGGAAAAGAGAAAGCGTCGTCGGAGCAAAATTCTACGGATTGGATGGAAAGGAAGCCTTCCATCCAATGGC
This DNA window, taken from Fibrobacterota bacterium, encodes the following:
- a CDS encoding DUF2169 domain-containing protein codes for the protein MTPYLIPGHVADGTPILSVLGKETFDLVPGEELTYADEEIPFRESDDDLESDLVAFKPMTDILLTGSVFSPRGKQALHMNVGITVNGVIYGVRVFGNRKAVVSGNSVRFSEPEPFESIPIELSRCYGGIDSTTRPQEPLSFQPNPQGTGFLVSGTDSVMELRLPNFENPNKVLTPESFLVKSFEKWREAPMPASLGPLPRDSWPRCSLAGMSPDQAADQEVERRKRIQAMPEIGAGPGTYPPAPPPILNPEYHQSAPRGLQFPILSGSEAITLHYFHPDHPSWQFQLPGGPPTAWLDTGRGADSMRMSLQTVEIRPDLGKIALTWRGSVYYGGPEAMRNFTRLDYGIDE
- a CDS encoding DUF2169 domain-containing protein, whose amino-acid sequence is MKWLTRMIPGHMPDGSPIVSVLAKASWSLLPDDLPLQDDPVDWVEADVHWDTNNPATEATQFENELVPWKPCTDVIVIGNAWAPRGKQGKYFDAGIQIGAFRKVVRVFGNRKIVPKTFGFEFSEPELFETMPMHFGKAYGGRFLSSKTQAEMVYPQKPGGHGLSGGSHVGRDLQGQASQPGKSGARPHAGKSGVEVLGPVDEHAHAVGIGVHQPQFPSASHLCGTAPGYRARRGNFTAPDPCRIQRTVGEFSHPRDERRIPLRSTGRPETPVFEGRRRSRAGLLGSRSPHLQVPASRQASCGVDGCRHGARVDGHGAAERDHHQGKQPALHGVARVVPLRRTGIDFRVDQVRHRGGGLTCPSSMANWERRWTPPCRPFCFRAAGA
- a CDS encoding amidohydrolase family protein, with protein sequence MSKDQIGQDVANGMYYKLFDFAVAINHKLSEVKAFPERLVVRAHCLVEKEVRRWIFFKKNIQVKCTVTLQEIHLSKAEVMGEVTAVHFYLQFDPSFDAIELGYISDEDPTQTFVTITGLMTPDFNLVCYEKVNPGNEAKPQKGRMTVPTCHKAPGKWAVAHEFAYSNFHPVICIWRFETPAHFEMHSHIQSTHCATFPSAWLQVWDRISLYTKGVIFPVGLKPGYNVQDFLGKLPIVLGEGGVIGAKPTSVIAEKCYQQFLDADFSRVMRFQKKNADLVACLMPMDLEYMHFNGYYGTPIIREKYCVEFLTNRTSLVMWYSWNAKWGFLSNNTPEIISDTDSGVITTLPPLYKDPPPSEHGEVWSYMKEKDRTKFEPYKEEMETYAGLLKRQWAKEINAPDVRLLPFFKFDPRRFTPQALRQTTGDHFALQKALKEPVQAGGSNYVGFKIYTPTGWSPMDPLLRSQVQPLWEAAIAFDVPLVNHGGPAGFYTQDREHYYDLLDEMGLIVDGRENEESDGWTTKFSREVQGADGEWFVPQDLPSKKWWFVQHYLAPSAWKNLVDRPAYKKLKICIAHFGDGDHFADNKEEFRATREPSPVSKDLNFDFNQDGICVSRTHKFVLDLLDLVDVDNRVYIDLSYLILTENNKTAFLKVFEWAREKKPILLERILWGTDWPLPAGEKPVKGKDGTMFYRYARGFREMIPEMPGDFFLRACFLNPLQFLNLKSLKAKINDPNWDSTWQWIDDFDPQMYDGNFTGDKLELLYATNKKLAKKMNG